The Pleuronectes platessa chromosome 11, fPlePla1.1, whole genome shotgun sequence genome includes a window with the following:
- the LOC128450424 gene encoding E3 SUMO-protein ligase ZBED1-like, with translation MEDPDKKNETAERDEIVSKRRNNGSIIWKWFGFKKKDEQQLQVICRECNKTVASKSGSTTNLFHHLQQRHKVQYEECVKLRGCAAAAASPTAKASSAAAPKQCLLQESFTRGEPYDKKTAKWREITKAVAYHIAKDMVPVATVAQDGFKKLLRTMDPRYNLPNRNYFSEEVLPEMYTTLRQKLTARLATVKYFAVTTDMWSSRTCEPYMSLTVHFIEDWRMESACLQTSYFPQDHTGEHIAEALQDALSNWKLEEKRLVAITTDNGSNVVKAAQLLKWLRMQCFGHRLHLAIGHGMDDHRITRCIALCKKMVSSFSYSWKRRRELAEVQIQLGLPTHQLITESATRWGSRQQMISRVLEQEAALSKVLFADKKSRHLVLNWQDVEVLQAVQKVLKPLHDFTDALSGEEYVTLSYVRPVLHLFNSSLLIREEDDSELCRSIKTRILDYLNAKYADPDTSDLLDMASLADPRFRVQYIPGERVEALKHRAVLEVEALQADLGGGKPDPAGPVPEEPGMPPPSTKKKSLASFFKQRTATNTRLTQREAIESELTSYLQSAIIDHDTDPLQWWKMHADIFPALSLLAKKYLCAPATSSPSERVFSCSGNIVNCHRASLKPEAVDRLVFLAQNL, from the exons ATGGAGGATCCCGATAAAAAAAACGAGACGGCGGAGCGAGACGAAATTGTTTCTAAAAGGAGAAACAACGGCTCCATCATATGGAAatggtttggttttaaaaaaaaagatgagcagcagctgcaggtcatCTGTAGGGAATGCAACAAAACAGTTGCGTCCAAAAGTGGAAGCACGACCAATCTTTTCCACCATTTGCAGCAGCGGCACAAAGTGCAATACGAGGAATGTGTGAAACTCcgtggctgtgctgctgctgctgcatcaccgACCGCGAAAGCATCTTCTGCGGCTGCCCCAAAACAATGTCTATTGCAAGAATCCTTCACTCGTGGTGAGCCATATGACAAGAAAACCGCAAAGTGGCGTGAGATCACTAAAGCGGTAGCCTACCACATTGCAAAAGACATGGTCCCGGTCGCAACGGTCGCCCAGGATGGTTTCAAAAAGTTGCTCCGAACAATGGACCCAAGGTACAATTTGCCAAATCGAAACTATTTCTCTGAAGAAGTGCTGCCAGAGATGTACACCACTCTCAGGCAAAAGCTGACAGCCCGGCTCGCAACAGTAAAATATTTTGCGGTCACTACCGACATGTGGTCCAGTAGGACCTGCGAGCCGTATATGTCATTGACAGTTCATTTTATCGAGGACTGGAGAATGGAGTCGGCGTGCCTCCAAACCAGCTACTTTCCTCAAGATCACACCGGAGAGCACATCGCTGAAGCCCTGCAGGATGCGCTCTCAAACTGGAAGCTGGAGGAAAAGCGGCTGGTGGCCATAACCACCGACAACGGGAGCAACGTTGTTAAAGCGGCCCAACTGCTAAAATGGCTGAGGATGCAATGCTTTGGTCACCGACTTCATTTGGCCATTG GACATGGCATGGATGATCACCGCATCACAAGGTGCATTGCGCTGTGCAAGAAAATGGTCAGCAGCTTTTCCTATAGCTGGAAACGGAGGAGAGAATTGGCTGAGGTGCAGATTCAGCTGGGTCTACCGACTCACCAGCTCATCACAGAGTCAGCCACACGTTGGGGATCGAGACAGCAGATGATCAGCAGGGTCCTGGAGCAAGAGGCAGCCCTCTCCAAAGTCCTGTTTGCTGACAAGAAGTCGAGACATCTTGTCCTTAACTGGCAGGACGTAGAGGTCCTGCAGGCAGTCCAGAAAGTCCTGAAGCCCCTTCATGACTTCACAGACGCTCTCTCCGGTGAAGAGTATGTCACCCTCTCCTACGTCAGGCCTGTGCTACACCTCTTCAACTCAAGTCTCCTAATACGGGAAGAGGATGATAGTGAGCTGTGTAGGTCGATCAAGACCAGAATCTTGGATTACCTTAATGCCAAGTATGCTGACCCAGACACAAGTGACCTTTTGGATATGGCATCACTTGCGGATCCACGTTTCAGGGTCCAATACATCCCAGGTGAAAGAGTTGAGGCACTgaaacacagagctgtgttgGAGGTGGAGGCCTTGCAGGCTGATTTGGGCGGCGGTAAGCCGGACCCGGCTGGCCCTGTGCCAGAGGAACCAGGAATGCCACCACCATCCACAAAGAAGAAGTCACTGGCCAGCTTCTTCAAGCAGAGAACAGCCACCAACACCaggctgacacagagggaggcgaTTGAAAGTGAGCTTACAAGCTACTTACAGTCAGCTATCATCGACCacgacacagatcctctccaatgGTGGAAGATGCATGCCGATATTTTTCCAGCACTGAGCCTCCTGGCAAAAAAGTACCTTTGCGCACCAGCAACCAGTTCCCCTTCTGAAAGGGTTTTCAGTTGCAGCGGCAACATTGTCAACTGTCACAGGGCATCCCTGAAGCCTGAGGCGGTTGATAGACTAGTTTTCCTTGCACAAAACCTGTAA
- the LOC128450385 gene encoding uncharacterized protein LOC128450385, translating to PQLPVALPQLPVALAKVPQLPVALAQLPLAPAECSTATKASSEQNKFCCPHCKLILNKKNFKTHSRRKHTNLLETITKDRFLACQCIDGTHGVFAVEKSFCGPATPIHVIKNMWGPAQKIICEVDQCRLNADFAQRSGMLPFECHHIQSLLYCPRTDGQTVTLAGEALERMVENKWFGEERKAGLLRFQKNADAEGVPLSVHLTVGGPPSKFHISVYEKKVTYHSRLGRVIVAYDAKQNTWHCPCSKARQSCIHKAVAKWHLFVTKRELFRKVKSTEEETLNLTEISTVQYDSDSEDSYPPDDRKIARMLKYLLNNKKLPANIPQALIEQSREGRRDDSFPKHLIPRETKCVECEYTLCEHLITAKGKILTSTGVVEGISTYRKSCLNCGMIYRYQEWEEGIHNFDDHIILSLHLCPMVRNALQTHTAISKVIEIIETTKKLSFPNKERVLQAYLHFEALTDHEYTYSCVSCGNNPAVVVMDLHRKGVFNMPVSDIPSPPEGYDGNVDMDHFWNTVATEMLSRGLIPYGRKNPFVVPPVVYNHWAPWIGPHTRRSNSVLNTEFEKLQSPKTDGDDNFNDDEKMNEERLTDELVNLKVQEVRALCKQCGVDDKGSKIDMVMRLSDKMSSRVTYNKVFEKVWGASGGWAVITCPCGVVFSVKFNLRAESPRDFVDLLLSWKHLPNVAVYDYARGLALHANHRQPGIFAPFQGGLLDPTPENVKQASEGKVHVSLPWLKFQKKPADKDGHPLTGSSQYFALNDVFHQGNSKDQCEVLRKLELVPELAGLINSQCAEQLFSGMRKNNYFLNQTTPSTHIFLQRNILHHYNMARNQTIKNQYSKIVPLDVSLQFDTHGRVVLAHSPSAAMSTGSYGKEQEDSHEYESEVEMQCDTLGMGKNKKTLKSLSHVLDETKSHTQHLAMVNNIILTRFDFWTLGLQQDMEGTILNSCLKMIEKVV from the exons CCTCAGCTCCCCGTGGccctccctcagctccccgtGGCCCTCGCTAAGGTCCCTCAGCTCCCTGTGGCCCTCGCTCAGCTCCCATTGGCTCCTGCAGAATGTTCCACTGCCACTAAAGCATCAAGTGAGCAAAATAAATTCTGTTGTCCTCATTGCAAGttgattttaaacaaaaaaaacttcaaaacacacagcaggagaaaacacacCAACCTCCTTGAGACAATAACGAAGGACAGATTTTTGGCCTGTCAGTGTATCGATGGCACACATGGTGTGTTTGCAGTTGAAAAATCTTTTTGTGGTCCTGCAACACCCATACATGTAATCAAGAATATGTGGGGGCCAGCACAGAAGATCATCTGTGAGGTCGACCAGTGTCGTTTGAATGCTGACTTTGCTCAAAGGAGCGGGATGTTGCCTTTCGAGTGCCACCACATCCAATCATTATTGTATTGCCCACGCACTGACGGTCAAACCGTGACACTTGCAGGTGAGGCCTTGGAAAGAATGGTGGAAAACAAGTGGTTTGGTGAGGAGCGTAAGGCCGGCCTCTTGCGTTTCCAAAAAAATGCTGATGCTGAGGGTGTGCCTCTGTCTGTGCACTTGACTGTAGGTGGTCCACCATCTAAATTTCATATATCTGTTTATGAAAAAAAGGTAACATACCACAGCAGGTTGGGAAGAGTTATTGTGGCATATGATGCAAAGCAAAACACCTGGCATTGTCCCTGCTCTAAAGCGAGACAATCCTGTATCCATAAAGCTGTTGCTAAATGGCATCTGTTTGTAACAAAGAGGGAGCTTTTTAGGAAGGTGAAGagcacagaggaagagacaCTTAATCTTACCGAGATCAGCACAGTCCAATACGACAGCGACTCTGAGGACAGTTATCCACCAGATGACAGAAAAATCGCAAGGATGCTTAAATAcctcctcaacaacaaaaagctcCCGGCAAATATACCCCAGGCTCTCATAGAGCAGTcgagagaggggagaagagacGACAGCTTTCCTAAGCACCTTATCCCCAGAGAAACAAAGTGTGTAGAATGTGAATACACACTCTGTGAACATCTGATAACAGCGAAAGGCAAGATCCTGACAAGCACAGGTGTAGTTGAAG GAATATCAACATACAGGAAATCATGCCTGAACTGTGGCATGATTTACAGATACCAGGAGTGGGAGGAGGGTATCCACAACTTTGATGACCACATCATCCTGTCTCTGCACTTGTGCCCGATGGTCAGGAATGCACTACAG ACCCATACAGCTATAAGCAAAGTGATAGAAATTATAGAGACAACGAAAAAGTTGTCCTTTCCAAACAAAGAAAGAGTATTGCAGGCATACCTCCACTTTGAGGCCCTGACCGACCATGAATACACGTACAGTTGTGTGTCATGTGGAAACAACCCAGCAGTTGTTGTTATGGACCTCCACAGAAAAGGGGTTTTCAATATGCCAG TGAGTGACATCCCAAGTCCACCTGAAGGCTATGATGGAAATGTTGACATGGACCATTTCTGGAACACTGTGGCCACAGAAATGCTCAGTCGGGGATTAATTCCAT ATGGACGGAAGAACCCTTTTGTTGTGCCACctgtggt TTATAATCACTGGGCCCCCTGGATTGGCCCACACACCCGGAGGTCAAATTCTGTGTTGAACACAGAATTCGAAAAATTGCAAAGCCCCAAAACGGATGGAGATGATAACtttaatgatgatgaaaaaatgaatgagGAACGGCTCACAGATGAGCTTGTGAACCTGAAG GTACAGGAGGTCAGGGCACTGTGCAAACAGTGTGGTGTGGATGATAAGGGGTCCAAGATAGATATGGTTATGAGACTGTCTGACAAAATGTCTAGTAGAGTCACCTACAACAAGGTGTTTGAGAAAGTGTGGGGTGCTTCTG gTGGTTGGGCAGTAATCACTTGCCCATGTGGGGTTGTCTTTTCAGTAAAATTCAACCTTAGAGCAGAGAGTCCACGTGACTTTGTCGACCTCTTGCTGTCCTGGAAACACCTCCCCAATGTGGCTGTGTATGATTATGCCAGGGGTCTGGCACTGCATGCCAACCACAGGCAGCCAGGAATATTTGCCCCTTTTCAGGGAGGGTTACTGGATCCCACCCCAGAAAACGTGAAGCAGGCCTCGGAGGGAAAGGTCCATGTCAGCTTGCCCTGGCTGAAATTTCAAAAAAAGCCAGCTGACAAAGATGGTCACCCTCTTACTGGAtcttcacagtattttgctttAAACGATGTGTTCCACCAGGGGAACAGCAAAGACCAGTGTGAAGTTCTAAGAAAACTGGAGCTTGTTCCTGAACTTGCTGGTCTAATTAACAGCCAGTGTGCCGAGCAGCTGTTTTCAGGgatgagaaaaaacaactactttttaaatcagacaaccccatcaacacacatttttctACAAAGAAACATTCTCCACCATTACAACATGGCAAGAAACCAAACAATCAAAAATCAGTACAGCAAGATTGTTCCTCTAGATGTTTCATTGCAGTTTGACACCCATGGAAGGGTAGTCTTAG CTCACTCCCCATCAGCTGCGATGTCAACTGGGTCATATGGGAAAGAACAAGAAGACTCTCATGAGTATGAGTCAGAAGTAGAAATGCAGTGTGACACCCTTGGAATG GGAAAGAACAAGAAGACTCTCAAGAGT CTGTCTCATGTCTTGGATGAGACCAAAAGTCACACTCAGCACCTTGCAATGGTGAATAACATCATCCTGACCCGCTTTGACTTTTGGACTCTGGGTTTGCAGCAGGACATGGAGGGAACG AtcctgaactcttgtctcaaAATGATTGAGAAGGTAGTGTAA
- the LOC128451422 gene encoding uncharacterized protein LOC128451422 has translation MAKTFGYRRQEIVHKQPSTEDILARWPALFQMEEINAEFMRVTTVPLETKFLAQLDKHTSKLLEVIRSKGGRVKEQTKATLQVLDETVDITIRRECIFKSLIYLGEPVHHLIKEVQDMQENEDTMAIVSGTEDIKIFIDGTEVLREVPTIVTAVAMFFGLTYALNIKYPKKLQYTLEFLQRVLMELGGKKMSPKMHRLVTQLCSQE, from the exons atggcAAAGACGTTTGGATACCGTAGACAAGAAATAGTGCATAAGCAGCCGAGCACTGAAGACATCTTGGCAAGATGGCCAGCACTTTTTCAGAtggaagag ATTAATGCTGAGTTCATGCGGGTGACAACAGTTCCCTTGGAGACAAAGTTCTTAGCGCAGTTGGACAAGCACACGTCGAAACTGCTGGAGGTCATCAGGAGCAAGGGAGGACGTGTGAAAGAGCAGACCAAGGCAACTTTGCAGGTTTTAGATGAG ACTGTGGACATCACAATTAGAAGAGAGTGCATCTTCAAATCTTTGATCTACCTTGGTGAACCTGTTCATCACCTCATTAAAGAAGTCCAG gatATGCAGGAAAATGAAGACACCATGGCAATAGTCAGTGGAACTGAGGacattaaaatcttcattgatgGAACAGAGGTCCTCAGAGAGGTGCCCACAATAGTAACGGCTGTTGCTATGTTCTTCGGGCTCACCTACGCACTCAACATAAAGTATCCCAAAAAACTGCAGTACACCCTTGAATTTCTTCAAAGGGTCCTGATGGAGCTTGGTGGGAAAAAGATGTCCCCAAAAATGCATCGGCTGGTTACCCAGCTTTGCAGCCAAGAGTAG